A stretch of the Esox lucius isolate fEsoLuc1 chromosome 2, fEsoLuc1.pri, whole genome shotgun sequence genome encodes the following:
- the cibar2 gene encoding protein FAM92B isoform X1, whose protein sequence is MNTIFSGDSQIKIMELTVSHAEKYLGQFCSLLASYTRKTAKLRDQADMLVRQLNDFSNTEDPELRTCLKNLAEDLAMVQDYRQAEIERLEAKVVTPLKAYGEIVKNKTADLKRFNSDRNRELKELQKLEKLRRKNPSDRQSISQAEVNAQKAINNCNRSTRQLEETINDFQRQKLEDIKKIFKDFVTVEMVFHAKALEVYTHTFQNLESMDIEKDLELFTGRIRVSESTLDNQALLTSSMAHQLSTSLGSSFRHTEESGKTFRSTILQRQRVVEEEEEDEEEEDESETDAQQTRQSYASQYVRIHRQKK, encoded by the exons ATGAACACCATCTTCTCAGG AGACAGCCAGATTAAGATAATGGAGCTGACTGTGAGCCATGCAGAGAAGTATCTGGGTCAGTTCTGCAGCCTGCTGGCCTCTTACACCCGGAAGACTGCAAAGCTGAGGGACCAGGCTGACATGCTGGTCCGACAGCTCAATGACTTCTCCAACACAGAAGACCCAGAGCTCCGTACCTGTCTGAAAAACCTGGCTGAAGACCTAGCCATGGTGCAAGACTACCGTCAAGCTGAG ATAGAGAGGCTGGAGGCCAAAGTTGTCACTCCACTCAAGGCCTATGGAGAGAtagtcaaaaacaaaaca GCAGATCTGAAGAGGTTCAATTCTGATCGGAACAGAGAGCTGAAAGAGCTGCAGAAACTGGAGAAACTCAGACGGAAGAATCCCTCAGATAGACAGAGCATT TCACAG GCGGAGGTAAATGCTCAGAAAGCCATCAACAATTGTAACCGCAGCACCAGACAATTAGAGGAGACCATCAATGACTTCCAGAGACAAAAGCTGGAGGACATTAAG AAGATCTTTAAAGACTTTGTCACAGTGGAGATGGTGTTCCATGCCAAGGCTCTCGAAGTCTACACACATACATTCCAGAACCTGGAGAGCATGGACATTGAAAAAGACCTGGAG CTGTTCACTGGAAGGATCAGGGTGTCTGAGAGCACCCTAGACAACCAGGCCCTGCTGACCTCTTCTATGGCCCACCAGCTTAGCacctctctgggctccagcttCAGACATACTGAGGAGTCGGGCAAGACA TTCCGTAGCACCATCCTACAGCGACAGAGGGttgtagaggaggaggaggaggatgaagaggaggaggatgagtcAGAAACAGATGCTCAGCAGACCAGGCAGTCCTATGCCTCTCAGTATGTCCGAATACACAGACAAAAGAAGTGA
- the cibar2 gene encoding protein FAM92B isoform X2, with the protein MNTIFSGDSQIKIMELTVSHAEKYLGQFCSLLASYTRKTAKLRDQADMLVRQLNDFSNTEDPELRTCLKNLAEDLAMVQDYRQAEIERLEAKVVTPLKAYGEIVKNKTADLKRFNSDRNRELKELQKLEKLRRKNPSDRQSISQAEVNAQKAINNCNRSTRQLEETINDFQRQKLEDIKIFKDFVTVEMVFHAKALEVYTHTFQNLESMDIEKDLELFTGRIRVSESTLDNQALLTSSMAHQLSTSLGSSFRHTEESGKTFRSTILQRQRVVEEEEEDEEEEDESETDAQQTRQSYASQYVRIHRQKK; encoded by the exons ATGAACACCATCTTCTCAGG AGACAGCCAGATTAAGATAATGGAGCTGACTGTGAGCCATGCAGAGAAGTATCTGGGTCAGTTCTGCAGCCTGCTGGCCTCTTACACCCGGAAGACTGCAAAGCTGAGGGACCAGGCTGACATGCTGGTCCGACAGCTCAATGACTTCTCCAACACAGAAGACCCAGAGCTCCGTACCTGTCTGAAAAACCTGGCTGAAGACCTAGCCATGGTGCAAGACTACCGTCAAGCTGAG ATAGAGAGGCTGGAGGCCAAAGTTGTCACTCCACTCAAGGCCTATGGAGAGAtagtcaaaaacaaaaca GCAGATCTGAAGAGGTTCAATTCTGATCGGAACAGAGAGCTGAAAGAGCTGCAGAAACTGGAGAAACTCAGACGGAAGAATCCCTCAGATAGACAGAGCATT TCACAG GCGGAGGTAAATGCTCAGAAAGCCATCAACAATTGTAACCGCAGCACCAGACAATTAGAGGAGACCATCAATGACTTCCAGAGACAAAAGCTGGAGGACATTAAG ATCTTTAAAGACTTTGTCACAGTGGAGATGGTGTTCCATGCCAAGGCTCTCGAAGTCTACACACATACATTCCAGAACCTGGAGAGCATGGACATTGAAAAAGACCTGGAG CTGTTCACTGGAAGGATCAGGGTGTCTGAGAGCACCCTAGACAACCAGGCCCTGCTGACCTCTTCTATGGCCCACCAGCTTAGCacctctctgggctccagcttCAGACATACTGAGGAGTCGGGCAAGACA TTCCGTAGCACCATCCTACAGCGACAGAGGGttgtagaggaggaggaggaggatgaagaggaggaggatgagtcAGAAACAGATGCTCAGCAGACCAGGCAGTCCTATGCCTCTCAGTATGTCCGAATACACAGACAAAAGAAGTGA